From one Trifolium pratense cultivar HEN17-A07 linkage group LG1, ARS_RC_1.1, whole genome shotgun sequence genomic stretch:
- the LOC123902404 gene encoding glycine-rich cell wall structural protein-like isoform X1 — MLLGVKKASFLFLLCAHVFVANVVARNINNEDEKNLVLEFGKGGGFGGGGGAGGGGGFGGGGGFGGGVGGGVGGGHEIGGGIGKGGGLGSGGGFGKGGGIGGGVGGGYGKGGGLGGGFGKGGGLGGGGGFGKGGGVGGGIGKGGGFGVGGGFGKGGGVGGGIGKGGGLGGGGGFGKGGGIGGGIGKGGGFGVGGGFGKGGGVGGGIGKGGGLGGGGGFGKGGGIGGGIGKGGGFGVGGGFGKGGGIGGGIGKGGGLGGGGGFGKGGGIGGGIGKGGGLGVGGGFGKGGGIGGGIGKGAGLGGGIGKGGGFGGGIGGGFGKGGGIGGGSGSGIGGFGKGGGFGGGVGGGVGSGFGGGLGGGGGGGGGIGQLHH, encoded by the coding sequence ATGTTGCTAGGGGTTAAGAAAGCATCTTTCTTGTTCTTGCTTTGTGCACATGTATTTGTGGCCAATGTCGTTGCAAGAAATATAAACAATGAAGATGAGAAAAACCTTGTTCTCGAATTTGGCAAGGGAGGTGGGTttggtggaggaggaggagctGGTGGTGGCGGCGGATTTGGTGGAGGAGGAGGATTTGGGGGTGGTGTTGGTGGAGGTGTCGGAGGAGGACATGAGATTGGAGGTGGGATTGGGAAAGGCGGGGGACTTGGCAGTGGTGGTGGATTTGGAAAAGGTGGTGGCATAGGAGGAGGTGTTGGTGGGGGTTATGGAAAGGGTGGAGGTCTTGGAGGTGGCTTTGGCAAGGGTGGAGGGTTAGGAGGTGGTGGTGGCTTTGGAAAAGGTGGTGGTGTTGGAGGTGGAATTGGCAAAGGTGGAGGTTTTGGTGTTGGAGGAGGCTTTGGAAAAGGTGGTGGTGTTGGAGGTGGAATTGGCAAAGGTGGAGGTCTTGGTGGTGGAGGTGGCTTTGGAAAAGGTGGTGGCATTGGAGGGGGAATTGGCAAAGGTGGAGGTTTTGGTGTTGGAGGAGGCTTCGGAAAAGGTGGTGGTGTTGGAGGGGGAATTGGCAAAGGTGGAGGTCTTGGTGGTGGAGGTGGCTTTGGAAAAGGTGGTGGCATTGGAGGGGGAATTGGCAAAGGTGGGGGTTTTGGTGTTGGAGGAGGCTTTGGGAAAGGCGGCGGTATTGGAGGTGGAATTGGCAAAGGTGGAGGacttggtggtggtggaggctTTGGAAAAGGTGGTGGCATTGGAGGTGGAATCGGCAAAGGTGGAGGTCTTGGTGTTGGAGGAGGCTTTGGGAAAGGAGGTGGTATTGGCGGTGGAATCGGCAAAGGTGCAGGTTTAGGCGGTGGTATTGGTAAAGGTGGAGGTTTTGGCGGTGGTATTGGAGGAGGATTTGGCAAAGGTGGTGGTATTGGAGGAGGTTCTGGCAGTGGTATTGGTGGATTCGGCAAAGGAGGTGGCTTTGGAGGAGGTGTTGGTGGAGGAGTCGGAAGTGGTTTTGGTGGTGGACTTGGCGGCGGTGGCGGAGGAGGTGGTGGAATTGGACAGTTGCACCATTGA
- the LOC123902404 gene encoding glycine-rich cell wall structural protein-like isoform X2 — protein MLLGVKKASFLFLLCAHVFVANVVARNINNEDEKNLVLEFGKGGGFGGGGGAGGGGGFGGGGGFGGGVGGGVGGGHEIGGGIGKGGGLGSGGGFGKGGGIGGGVGGGYGKGGGLGGGFGKGGGLGGGGGFGKGGGVGGGIGKGGGGFGKGGGIGGGIGKGGGFGVGGGFGKGGGVGGGIGKGGGLGGGGGFGKGGGIGGGIGKGGGFGVGGGFGKGGGIGGGIGKGGGLGGGGGFGKGGGIGGGIGKGGGLGVGGGFGKGGGIGGGIGKGAGLGGGIGKGGGFGGGIGGGFGKGGGIGGGSGSGIGGFGKGGGFGGGVGGGVGSGFGGGLGGGGGGGGGIGQLHH, from the exons ATGTTGCTAGGGGTTAAGAAAGCATCTTTCTTGTTCTTGCTTTGTGCACATGTATTTGTGGCCAATGTCGTTGCAAGAAATATAAACAATGAAGATGAGAAAAACCTTGTTCTCGAATTTGGCAAGGGAGGTGGGTttggtggaggaggaggagctGGTGGTGGCGGCGGATTTGGTGGAGGAGGAGGATTTGGGGGTGGTGTTGGTGGAGGTGTCGGAGGAGGACATGAGATTGGAGGTGGGATTGGGAAAGGCGGGGGACTTGGCAGTGGTGGTGGATTTGGAAAAGGTGGTGGCATAGGAGGAGGTGTTGGTGGGGGTTATGGAAAGGGTGGAGGTCTTGGAGGTGGCTTTGGCAAGGGTGGAGGGTTAGGAGGTGGTGGTGGCTTTGGAAAAGGTGGTGGTGTTGGAGGTGGAATTGGCAAAGGTGGAG GTGGCTTTGGAAAAGGTGGTGGCATTGGAGGGGGAATTGGCAAAGGTGGAGGTTTTGGTGTTGGAGGAGGCTTCGGAAAAGGTGGTGGTGTTGGAGGGGGAATTGGCAAAGGTGGAGGTCTTGGTGGTGGAGGTGGCTTTGGAAAAGGTGGTGGCATTGGAGGGGGAATTGGCAAAGGTGGGGGTTTTGGTGTTGGAGGAGGCTTTGGGAAAGGCGGCGGTATTGGAGGTGGAATTGGCAAAGGTGGAGGacttggtggtggtggaggctTTGGAAAAGGTGGTGGCATTGGAGGTGGAATCGGCAAAGGTGGAGGTCTTGGTGTTGGAGGAGGCTTTGGGAAAGGAGGTGGTATTGGCGGTGGAATCGGCAAAGGTGCAGGTTTAGGCGGTGGTATTGGTAAAGGTGGAGGTTTTGGCGGTGGTATTGGAGGAGGATTTGGCAAAGGTGGTGGTATTGGAGGAGGTTCTGGCAGTGGTATTGGTGGATTCGGCAAAGGAGGTGGCTTTGGAGGAGGTGTTGGTGGAGGAGTCGGAAGTGGTTTTGGTGGTGGACTTGGCGGCGGTGGCGGAGGAGGTGGTGGAATTGGACAGTTGCACCATTGA